In one Trichlorobacter lovleyi SZ genomic region, the following are encoded:
- a CDS encoding cofactor-independent phosphoglycerate mutase: MKIIVLLGDGMSDEPCAELDGKTPLQAAQTPNMDRMARAGQVGLAKTVPDGLPPGSDVANLSVFGYDPRSCYTGRSPLEAISMGVQLGPHDVAFRMNLVTLTPHNGKIYMEDFSAGHIGSEESHQLIATLQAELGDERFEFHPGVGYRHLLVWRNGKDAMTATPPHDISGKKVLEYLPRGDGADELINLMNSSQMVLHNHPVNKQRKERDELPATSIWLWGHGKSPVLQPYQEKFGLSGAVISAVDLMKGIGLCAGLEVINVPGATGYIDTNYSGKAEAALAALERLDFVYVHVEAPDEASHSGNLQHKIKAIEDFDRLVVGTVLAGAERFDDLRILCCPDHPTPVQKMTHTSDPVPFVIYRPGQEYGNGAAAYDELQAKATGLFLPEGHGLMDLLTRR, encoded by the coding sequence ATGAAGATCATTGTCCTTCTGGGCGACGGCATGTCCGATGAGCCCTGTGCAGAATTAGACGGCAAGACCCCCCTGCAGGCAGCACAAACTCCCAATATGGACCGGATGGCCCGGGCCGGCCAGGTCGGCCTGGCCAAGACCGTGCCGGATGGCCTGCCCCCGGGTAGCGATGTGGCCAACCTGTCGGTCTTCGGCTATGACCCCCGCAGCTGCTATACCGGCCGTTCTCCCCTGGAGGCGATCAGTATGGGGGTGCAGCTCGGCCCCCATGATGTGGCCTTCCGCATGAATCTGGTCACCCTGACCCCCCATAACGGCAAGATCTACATGGAGGATTTCTCGGCCGGCCATATCGGCAGTGAAGAATCCCACCAGCTGATTGCCACCCTGCAGGCTGAACTGGGGGATGAGCGTTTTGAGTTCCACCCCGGGGTGGGCTACCGTCATCTGCTGGTCTGGCGTAACGGCAAGGATGCCATGACCGCCACGCCGCCCCATGATATCAGCGGCAAAAAGGTGCTGGAATACCTGCCCCGGGGAGATGGGGCCGACGAGCTGATCAATCTGATGAATTCATCCCAGATGGTGCTGCACAACCATCCCGTCAACAAGCAACGCAAGGAACGGGATGAACTGCCCGCCACCTCGATCTGGCTCTGGGGCCATGGCAAGTCGCCGGTGCTGCAACCATATCAGGAAAAATTCGGTCTGTCCGGCGCCGTGATCTCGGCAGTGGATCTGATGAAGGGGATCGGTCTCTGTGCCGGTCTGGAAGTGATCAACGTACCGGGTGCCACCGGGTATATCGATACCAACTATAGCGGCAAGGCCGAGGCTGCCCTGGCTGCCCTGGAGCGGCTTGACTTTGTCTATGTGCATGTTGAGGCACCGGATGAGGCCTCCCACAGCGGTAATCTGCAGCACAAGATCAAGGCGATTGAGGATTTTGACCGGCTGGTGGTGGGTACCGTGCTGGCCGGGGCGGAGCGCTTTGATGACCTGCGGATCCTCTGCTGTCCGGACCACCCCACACCGGTCCAGAAGATGACCCATACCAGCGATCCGGTGCCGTTTGTTATCTACCGTCCGGGGCAGGAGTACGGTAACGGAGCCGCTGCCTACGATGAACTTCAGGCCAAGGCCACCGGGCTTTTCCTGCCTGAAGGGCACGGCTTGATGGATCTGCTTACCCGCCGATGA
- a CDS encoding metal-dependent transcriptional regulator gives MKLSEHAEEILEAMWIAIEEEGAAFYDPARMQLPEDDAACRELTAKSLVELRHGMLYFRQEGREEGKKTIRRHRLAERLMMDVFNIKGEEGDSKACQFEHLLNEGVDTKLCTMLNHPATCPHGKPIPPGDCCAEARRQGDLGVVPLTEFRSGQEGEIAYIQTEDSKKMQKLMAMGVLPGNRIQLVQSFPSYIFRVGFSEFAIDTALAREIFVRRIER, from the coding sequence ATGAAACTCTCTGAACATGCGGAAGAGATCCTTGAGGCGATGTGGATCGCCATCGAAGAGGAAGGGGCGGCTTTTTACGACCCTGCCAGGATGCAGCTTCCCGAAGATGATGCTGCCTGCCGGGAGCTGACCGCAAAGTCGCTGGTTGAGCTGCGGCACGGTATGCTCTACTTCCGCCAGGAAGGCCGTGAGGAGGGCAAAAAGACCATCCGGCGCCATCGTCTGGCAGAACGGCTGATGATGGATGTCTTCAATATCAAGGGTGAAGAGGGAGACAGCAAGGCCTGCCAGTTTGAGCATCTGCTGAACGAAGGGGTGGATACCAAGCTCTGCACCATGCTGAATCATCCGGCCACCTGTCCCCACGGCAAGCCGATCCCCCCCGGTGACTGTTGTGCCGAGGCGCGCCGGCAGGGTGATCTGGGGGTGGTGCCGCTGACCGAGTTCAGGTCCGGGCAGGAGGGGGAGATTGCCTACATCCAGACCGAGGACAGCAAGAAGATGCAAAAGCTGATGGCCATGGGGGTGCTGCCCGGCAACCGGATTCAGCTGGTGCAGTCATTTCCGTCCTACATCTTCAGGGTCGGGTTTTCCGAGTTCGCCATTGATACGGCCCTGGCACGGGAGATCTTTGTCAGAAGGATCGAGCGGTAA
- the feoB gene encoding ferrous iron transport protein B, producing the protein MSASALTPDSTQTPRRVALVGNPNVGKSVLFNALTGSYVTVSNYPGTSVEVSRGTAVITGQSWQVIDTPGMYAVHTITEEERVAREILLNEKPDVVLHVLDARNLERMLAMTIQLIEAGLPVVLVVNIMDEAERLGLSFDLPLLQQRLGIPVIAAATARKRGIEEIKTAIAEFGQSCGLPISYSRLLERDIAEVSRLLQGSYVLSRRALSLLLLQGDEEVSGLVAQGEGERYPALAEKVREIAFERRESFHLDLSMERKEIVNRLVRGVIAQPDKRRETWGSRLSTLAVQPLTGIPLLLVTLYFGLYKFVGDFGAGTLVDFLEGELFEKLFNPWITTLLTGWIPWWWLQELLVGEYGIITLGLRYAVGIILPIVTTFFIFFSILEDAGYLPRLALLVDRGFKWFGLSGRSVIPMVLGFGCSTMATMVTRTLETVRERVIATLLLALAIPCSAQLGVILALLARTPGGLLVWIVCMTLLFVLVGVLAGRLMPGEAPMFYMELPPMRLPQLSNVLTKTYTRMQWYFLEILPLFVLASVLMWLGKITHGMEKLVNAMTPLMQGIGLPREAAIAFIFGFFRRDYGAAGLYDLQSKGLLDGRQLTVAAVTLTLFIPCVAQFLMMLKERGWKVSLAIFVFVSLLAFGSGYLLNQVLVTTRLLG; encoded by the coding sequence ATGTCAGCTTCTGCACTAACTCCCGATTCTACCCAAACCCCTCGCCGGGTTGCCCTGGTGGGGAACCCCAATGTCGGCAAGAGCGTGTTGTTTAACGCCCTGACCGGCAGTTACGTGACGGTCTCAAACTATCCCGGTACCTCGGTTGAGGTGTCGCGGGGCACTGCCGTGATAACAGGTCAGAGCTGGCAGGTGATTGATACCCCCGGCATGTATGCGGTGCATACTATTACCGAGGAGGAGCGGGTTGCCCGTGAGATCCTTCTGAATGAAAAGCCGGATGTGGTGCTGCATGTGCTGGATGCCCGCAACCTTGAGCGGATGCTGGCCATGACGATCCAGTTGATCGAGGCCGGGTTGCCGGTGGTGCTGGTGGTCAATATCATGGATGAGGCTGAGCGGTTGGGGCTCTCCTTTGATCTGCCGCTGTTACAGCAGCGCCTGGGTATTCCGGTGATCGCGGCGGCAACGGCCCGCAAGCGGGGGATTGAAGAGATCAAGACAGCCATTGCCGAGTTCGGCCAGAGCTGCGGGCTGCCGATCAGTTACAGCCGTCTGCTGGAGCGGGATATTGCGGAGGTGTCCCGTCTGCTGCAGGGCAGTTATGTGCTCTCCCGCCGGGCATTGTCGTTGCTGCTGCTGCAGGGGGATGAGGAGGTGAGCGGGCTGGTGGCGCAGGGGGAGGGGGAACGTTACCCGGCCCTGGCGGAGAAGGTGCGCGAGATCGCCTTTGAACGGCGCGAGTCGTTCCATCTCGATCTCTCCATGGAACGCAAGGAGATCGTTAACCGGCTGGTGCGGGGGGTGATCGCGCAGCCGGATAAACGTCGCGAGACCTGGGGCAGCCGGCTTTCAACACTGGCGGTGCAGCCTTTGACCGGAATCCCGCTGTTGCTGGTGACGCTCTATTTCGGCCTCTACAAGTTTGTGGGTGATTTTGGCGCCGGTACCCTGGTGGATTTCCTGGAAGGGGAGCTGTTTGAGAAGCTGTTCAATCCCTGGATCACCACGCTTTTGACCGGCTGGATTCCCTGGTGGTGGCTGCAGGAACTGCTGGTGGGGGAGTACGGCATCATCACCCTGGGGCTGCGGTATGCGGTGGGGATTATCCTGCCGATCGTGACCACTTTCTTCATCTTCTTTTCGATTCTGGAGGATGCCGGCTACCTGCCCCGTCTGGCGTTGCTGGTGGATCGGGGCTTCAAGTGGTTCGGTCTGTCGGGCCGTTCGGTGATTCCGATGGTACTCGGTTTCGGTTGCAGTACCATGGCCACCATGGTGACCCGCACCCTGGAGACGGTACGGGAGCGGGTGATCGCCACGCTGCTGCTGGCCCTGGCTATTCCCTGCTCTGCCCAGCTGGGGGTGATTCTGGCACTTTTGGCCCGTACCCCGGGTGGTCTGCTGGTCTGGATCGTCTGTATGACCCTTTTGTTTGTGCTGGTGGGGGTGCTGGCCGGACGGCTGATGCCGGGTGAGGCGCCGATGTTTTATATGGAGTTGCCGCCGATGCGTCTGCCCCAGCTTTCCAATGTGCTGACCAAGACCTATACCCGGATGCAGTGGTACTTCCTGGAGATCCTGCCGCTGTTTGTGCTGGCCTCGGTGCTGATGTGGCTGGGCAAGATCACCCACGGCATGGAGAAGCTGGTTAATGCCATGACGCCGCTGATGCAGGGGATCGGCCTGCCCAGGGAGGCGGCGATTGCTTTTATCTTCGGCTTTTTCCGGCGGGATTACGGGGCAGCAGGTCTGTACGACCTGCAGAGCAAGGGGCTGCTGGATGGCCGTCAGCTGACCGTTGCCGCAGTGACGCTGACCCTGTTTATCCCCTGTGTGGCGCAGTTTCTGATGATGTTGAAGGAGCGCGGCTGGAAGGTTTCGCTGGCGATCTTTGTCTTTGTGAGTCTACTGGCCTTTGGCAGCGGGTATCTGTTGAATCAGGTGCTGGTGACGACCCGGTTGCTGGGGTAG
- a CDS encoding Fur family transcriptional regulator, whose translation MILEKKKTFNAFAARQGLRSTRQRDVILDVFLATREHLSVEELYLKVKASHPGIGQATVYRTLKLFVEAGLAREMMLPDGQTRYEHQLVGEHHDHLICTGCNAIVEFEDETIEQLQREIARRHGFSLTAHKMQLYGLCPSCAGTKA comes from the coding sequence ATGATCCTGGAAAAGAAAAAGACGTTTAATGCCTTTGCCGCCCGACAGGGCTTGCGTTCAACCCGCCAACGCGATGTTATTCTGGATGTCTTCCTTGCCACCCGTGAGCATCTGAGTGTTGAGGAGCTGTACCTGAAGGTGAAGGCGTCCCATCCCGGTATCGGCCAGGCCACGGTCTATCGTACCCTGAAGCTGTTTGTGGAGGCCGGTCTGGCCCGTGAGATGATGTTGCCGGACGGTCAGACCCGCTATGAACATCAGCTGGTGGGAGAACACCACGATCACCTGATCTGTACCGGCTGTAACGCCATTGTCGAGTTTGAGGATGAGACGATTGAGCAGTTGCAGCGTGAGATCGCCCGGCGTCACGGTTTTAGTCTGACTGCCCATAAGATGCAGTTGTACGGGCTCTGTCCAAGTTGTGCCGGCACAAAGGCGTAG